From the genome of Anopheles moucheti chromosome 3, idAnoMoucSN_F20_07, whole genome shotgun sequence, one region includes:
- the LOC128300918 gene encoding uncharacterized protein LOC128300918 encodes MFSCLWQLWDWIDPPTFTTMESKKLQQLQQANSHLAPMPQMKPPQGGGFQHPPPGGYDYGATAAGPGRSTMYPPNATQYQGYGQHGQHPASLRSPYSTGSPKSSLSTNSGALYGATDVGEMSSTSGGPSYHIPPGQQGLLHPHQQQYRSNTLGPGGGGYGYDHQQQLYRVSSPSSGSGGGASGERERLYQTAPLVRSGVPGTPHSVTSAMSSNAPMSKLELQFQQLQREKIQQQIKTATEAIAHQQQTFALRQQLNPPVPNYHLKQNLLQNLSQHHQQQIQQQQQQQQQQPQPQNQLQVHKHPQYPAQQQQQKQLAQQHQQQQKQQHQQQHKQQQQQQQQQMQHAMKQQQQQQQQARYASGGSANRNAPPSSLNLLNHCQPAASETDKIMRSHVPSYHGTVDTTGGAVIGLYGEEDSLYQQKGGYPQGITSPGANSEIIIQQNIPGQVVNQACQTQISSMVLAGNSGVVQQPPQVKSSPSDTLSSPSHDSSERRRGGSGQQHTLKSPVTKRPANAPVALSGWLYKQGSDGLKVWRRRWFVLSEYVLYYYKGQEEEKLLGTVLLPSYKVSACFPEDKIYRKFAFKCEHANMRTFVFAAENGESMSQWVRALTLATMMIQHVGTEQEGNSNQHQYGTKGSGAGSSELLSSDSSGTGGPQSQGSNDTMKLIQQASGNGSSSSSGAGASGLNDSMSLPQPLYANAPPKPRRVNDAGYSSPSPEHTMLHERYDQMVQHQQMLFPGVASGAQVSGSGLVLGNNRTPAALTAQAIYGDPKRIERDLYIQKLIEQQQQQQQLNAAKQQQQQQQQNLGIQSSPLHGQVLRSTPGAGTNPFLYPSNDRRTPDTYGPPNAAIDPKHMSDYEDIYNLTMLSKSLPSNAAGPMEGMAGEGGVTVPGGTSYKRPSSPLRYESNGAFPPYMGNSALYNAGQFEHQLTAGTAPLPQHVQMRARPIPPNIPRPHSADFLDYEARHPLNQTVCGGNDEPSPVHRTPRPKSSLDINRTPDHYYYSEASYAEKMRLQSASYLQRTNNSANGASRKQQRSDELQGLFSSGTMPREGLYRSGSGKLIQSQQQQQLEDYPIGSQSMPRPSATDRAATGTRPTVSSLKKQGSGTSQQQQQEQFARSASARLPRKEEDSSLRDGERKREESMKRLLEWKQRMLQSPLTKKIASQHSATMASAESLNPGSSTNVAGDRRHEDIYGMKSEDSLLRGDYYSSTYERQSIGDLTTIGSAVAARKHGGSVANIAQTSAYGSEMKLNGDYNSYSSDDEDGRKFTPAGRSSPLVSTVATKEVAEAPPPSHNLTQHNHSHQFSDFAAGTGSTDNTMHALTQSFYADTTGSGGDGNDRIIKPVASAGMDRHCSMEQEQDSKSTALALIVQQDEEEDGLYEDSLVNHASASASPNLSVDANVYENSFIKAPNERKNSESDAEKGHETDGRNRRVPKDAIDCGQVEHLVNSKAHVNDRLRSDRNSGRINGDGNRNNSSFDVKPLLTTGLVAPKQQQAYVPVYKHSLSSLSVTALHSPSSNVLSAIGKESPKEAASNKLRESSNDQEVIGSNHDSGTDFQLDEKSADDGEDIFEYTDEDLDEALQHAEEQQDINASKEQAATTDGALVELPNYGMSIDDELSMQIMEGHYMPMTPRKNLISSASSCTTLSLLNRHNSINQPGQLMSSASSTGKLRPCESLTAMDILDSIQKSNEMQMCNAYDESTYIEMTKGALGKSVFATADELRGTTYEMIMVPDASRSLSRAAGMGDELGMNRTPADSEPLYMELSQLHSNISTLTKKDPNHGLIDRSTKRDEKLDAKAGDGEYQKKPQNTASAAELAGEKTSTMVRMKNAVTGGTMTKKKKKDKNWPDIVMQSSKTDDSDSESDAADKVNDDCKRIKKKTSAKEKPLSAINSELQSKNMARTRFSLSDTFRPASYYLGASGSNTQFGHGNNGGESSFDILLDSSDSDIVSPPPIPITSLPLDEPDGGSCGDEARMLLSSVDIARYGEREKFRSSEAIDLIKSHHAQEKRQSVQSLVTGTSSGGQSLAGSMNLSYGMRRESGSISSNRSSLRSSSQGLFGAGNTGAVGKPTRDSLSGHERGYDGVSHASSEYELLVRDACANSVRLGSAMGARRDDSSARSSITLSETSGSIEWRSRSCMDVSIRNKRRPISGSSINCPIELALDGLEVTAEIVGGELDSSRSNHFLSNVNIEGGTAGMGEGNTEDLNSNSSNFSQNGHDNSIYYENVDVTGSNVAELTSRNLAVPILSPLREKNLSLHDARCQSEYLSTVLEGHSLDVENASLLSAMDPDQQSSCTIRYDYDRSNQCNRTITPIDGGSQSVATDAIHSRNNSTLSSEGAPYYYSDLQAARSRDEDRFQHQRQLSNDRCGASNGSSHTSPSALYAAGDTLNNQRDPGGLRKHTTGSIFHIHNPLNTLKTANLLLHASASEKHAEIDRKNLYESDRIGQKEVNKTIAASLAAGVGKVVGMPAGRSSSSLSVNAYKDGSATISRLSTGSFCSSALQHQESSTYGTQSRASGDPMPGCSNSSRDGFHQLLDTSGGNISSGDQLWEEDTLWRDNLRRVSHIHAKSMDNLDHLGTIRSPSAALLAKTINQQQQQEQRETHERYRDGQPADTSSEELGNKPIVKINRKDVTYVNEHLTNLPVSKTAVFGEQLKKATVATAMLNSPSNAQSTRTGGNTLVSEASAGGDGDDNDVYVQLASNVSSSGTVVRGDGRWSSSSGRESDAVYEVLRDEINRYDINRETIRQWDLMSSGLVNSSTTTSSKANGSNLDTGRKSHASNCATIIPGKTNAGTDAVMDNGASYHVEAHSFSKPATRSILTTASLSETGDNTNDAMSVSSVNSSKYNIPDSERNVEPLRDKYNFDSNKHINIRKHERRETGLDDSRTTKK; translated from the exons atgtttAGCTGTCTTTGGCAATTATGGGATTG GATTGATCCACCCACGTTTACGACGATGGAGAGCAAAAagctgcagcagctgcaacAGGCCAACTCCCATCTGGCACCGATGCCACAAATGAAACCACCGCAAGGTGGTGGTTTTCAGCATCCACCACCGGGCGGGTACGATTACGGTGCGACCGCCGCTGGCCCAGGCCGATCGACCATGTATCCACCgaatgccacccagtaccagGGCTACGGACAGCACGGTCAGCATCCTGCGTCGCTACGATCACCCTACTCGACCGGCAGCCCAAAGTCTTCGCTCAGCACGAACAGTGGCGCCCTCTACGGTGCGACCGACGTGGGAGAGATGTCGTCCACTAGCGGTGGACCCTCCTATCACATACCTCCTGGACAGCAAGGATTACTGCACccacaccagcagcagtaccgCAGCAATACGCTCGGACCCGGTGGTGGCGGTTACGGGTAtgatcatcagcagcagctctATCGCGTGAGCTCACCATCGagtggcagtggtggtgggGCTAGCGGTGAACGGGAACGCTTGTACCAAACAGCGCCCTTGGTGCGGTCCGGCGTACCTGGTACACCACACTCCGTCACGAGTGCGATGAGTTCGAATGCTCCAATGTCGAAGCTGGAGCTACAGTTCCAACAACTGCAGCGTGAAAAAATTCAGCAACAGATTAAAACTGCCACCGAAGCCATAGCACATCAGCAGCAAACATTTGCCTTACGGCAACAGCTAAATCCACCCGTTCCAAACTATCACTTGAAGCAAAACCTGCTGCAGAACCTGTcccagcatcatcagcagcaaattcagcagcagcagcagcaacagcaacaacagccacAGCCTCAAAATCAGCTGCAAGTGCATAAACATCCACAATATCCtgcgcagcaacagcagcagaaacagttagctcagcagcatcaacaacagcagaagcaacaacatcaacagcagcataaacaacaacaacagcagcagcagcagcagatgcaACATGCtatgaagcagcagcaacaacagcagcagcaggcacgGTATGCATCGGGTGGATCGGCGAATCGTAACGCACCACCATCAAGTCTGAATCTGCTAAATCACTGTCAACCGGCAGCTAGCGAAACGGATAAAATAATGCGATCGCACGTGCCATCGTACCATGGAACAGTCGATACGACGGGAGGAGCTGTTATTGGTCTATACGGCGAGGAAGACTCGCTCTACCAACAAAAGGGTGGCTACCCGCAGGGAATAACTTCACCTGGAGCGAATAGCGAAATCATTATTCAGCAAAACATTCCCGGCCAGGTTGTGAATCAGGCTTGTCAAACGCAAATCAGCTCGATGGTGTTAGCTGGCAACAGTGGTGTTGTCCAACAGCCGCCACAGGTGAAATCATCGCCATCAGACACACTCTCAAGCCCATCGCATGATTCCAGCGAGCGGCGACGCGGCGGAAGCGGACAACAGCACACACTGAAATCTCCCGTCACCAAGCGGCCAGCCAATGCGCCAGTTGCGTTGTCCGGCTGGCTGTACAAACAGGGTTCGGATGGGCTGAAAGTGTGGCGACGACGGTGGTTTGTGCTGTCGGAGTACGTGCTGTACTATTACAAAGGTCAGGAGGAGGAAAAACTGCTGGGAACTGTGCTGCTACCATCGTACAAGGTGTCTGCCTGCTTTCCGGAGGATAAGATCTACCGTAAGTTTGCGTTCAAATGTGAACATGCGAACATGCGCACGTTTGTGTTTGCGGCAGAGAACGGTGAATCCATGAGCCAGTGGGTCCGTGCGCTGACATTGGCGACGATGATGATACAGCATGTCGGTACCGAGCAGGAGGGAAATTCTAACCAGCACCAGTACGGCACTAAGGGCAGTGGTGCTGGCAGCAGTGAACTCTTGTCCAGTGACTCGAGCGGTACCGGTGGCCCACAGTCCCAGGGCTCGAACGATACTATGAAATTGATACAGCAGGCGAGCGGCAatggtagcagtagcagtagtggTGCCGGTGCATCTGGGCTTAATGACAGTATGTCTTTACCGCAGCCACTGTACGCGAATGCTCCACCAAAGCCAAGGCGCGTTAATGATGCAGGCTATTCTTCGCCCAGCCCCGAACATACGATGCTGCACGAACGCTACGACCAAATGGTGCAACATCAGCAGATGCTGTTCCCAGGGGTAGCCTCCGGGGCACAGGTTAGTGGAAGTGGGTTGGTACTAGGCAACAACCGAACACCGGCGGCATTAACAGCTCAGGCAATCTACGGTGATCCGAAACGGATCGAGCGAGACCTGTACATTCAGAAGCTTAtagagcagcagcaacagcagcagcaattgaATGCcgccaaacagcagcagcagcaacagcagcaaaatcTTGGAATACAGTCATCTCCCCTGCATGGTCAGGTACTGCGTAGCACACCCGGTGCTGGAACGAATCCATTTCTCTACCCCAGTAATGATCGCCGGACGCCGGATACATACGGACCACCGAATGCAGCGATCGATCCCAAGCATATGTCTGATTATGAGGACATCTATAATTTAACCATGCTGTCGAAATCGCTACCATCAAACGCTGCTGGACCAATGGAGGGGATGGCCGGAGAGGGAGGTGTTACGGTGCCGGGTGGGACAAGTTACAAACGACCATCCAGTCCGCTGCGCTACGAAAGCAATGGCGCATTCCCGCCGTATATGGGAAATTCGGCATTGTACAATGCCGGTCAATTTGAG CATCAACTAACAGCAGGTACTGCACCGTTACCACAGCATGTTCAGATGCGAGCACGACCTATTCCACCGAACATTCCACGACCGCACTCGGCCGACTTTTTGGACTATGAGGCAAGGCATCCCTTGAACCAAACTGTCTGCGGGGGTAACGACGAACCCAGCCCTGTACATCGTACACCGCGGCCAAAATCTAGCCTGGATATTAATCGCACACCTGACCACTATTATTATTCTGAGGCCAGCTACGCGGAGAAGATGCGCCTGCAAAGCGCATCGTATTTGCAACGGACCAACAATTCGGCCAATGGTGCATCGcgcaaacaacaacgatcCGATGAACTACAAG GATTGTTCTCTAGCGGCACGATGCCCCGAGAAGGATTGTACCGAAGTGGTAGCGGCAAGTTGATCCagtcgcagcaacagcaacagctggAAGATTACCCGATAGGCTCGCAAAGTATGCCACGACCATCAGCTACGGATCGTGCAGCGACAGGCACTCGTCCCACAGTGAGCAGCCTTAAAAAACAGGGCAGTGGTACgtcccagcaacagcaacaagagCAATTCGCACGTTCGGCGAGCGCACGATTACCGCGCAAGGAGGAAGATTCTTCCCTGCGGGACGGTGAACGTAAACGGGAAGAATCGATGAAGCGACTGCTTGAGTGGAAGCAGCGAATGTTGCAATCACCGCTGACAAAGAAAATTGCTAGCCAACATTCGGCCACAATGGCATCGGCCGAATCGCTTAATCCCGGCTCAAGCACAAACGTTGCCGGTGATCGACGGCATGAGGATATCTATGGCATGAAGTCGGAGGATTCGCTGCTGCGCGGTGATTACTATTCATCGACATACGAGCGACAATCAATTGGTGATTTGACGACGATCGGATCGGCGGTAGCCGCTAGAAAACATGGTGGCAGTGTGGCCAACATTGCCCAAACGTCGGCGTACGGTAGTGAGATGAAACTGAACGGAGACTACAACAGTTACTCGTCGGATGATGAAG ATGGAAGAAAATTTACGCCGGCAGGAAGGTCATCCCCACTCGTTAGTACCGTtgccacgaaagaggtagcagaagcaccaccaccatcacacaatttaacacaacacaaccacaGCCACCAATTTTCTGATTTCGCCGCTGGCACTGGCAGCACTGATAATACGATGCACGCATTAACGCAATCTTTTTACGCCGACACGACCGGCAGTGGCGGTGATGGTAATGACAGGATTATCAAGCCAGTCGCTAGTGCGGGCATGGACAGACACTGTAGCATGGAACAGGAGCAGGATAGCAAGTCGACAGCACTAGCGCTGATTGTGCAGCAGGACGAGGAAGAGGATGGGTTGTATGAGGATAGTTTAGTGAATCACGCAAGTGCTAGCGCAAGCCCAAATTTGAGTGTAGATGCGAATGTATATGAGAATAGTTTTATCAAGGCGCCAAACGAACGGAAGAATTCGGAAAGCGATGCGGAAAAGGGTCATGAAACAGATGGTAGGAATCGGCGCGTACCAAAGGATGCCATTGACTGTGGGCAAGTTGAGCATCTTGTGAATAGCAAGGCCCATGTCAATGACCGTTTGCGTAGCGATAGAAATAGCGGTAGGATAAACGGTGATGGGAATCGTAACAACTCATCGTTTGATGTTAAACCTTTGCTAACAACGGGACTGGTTGCACCTAAACAACAACAGGCGTATGTTCCAGTTTACAAGCACAGCCTATCGTCATTGAGTGTCACAGCGTTGCATTCTCCCTCGTCGAATGTGTTAAGCGCAATCGGCAAAGAGTCACCCAAAGAAGCAGCAAGCAACAAGCTGCGAGAGTCGTCGAATGATCAGGAAGTGATTGGAAGTAATCACGATTCTGGAACAGATTTCCAGCTCGACGAAAAGAGCGCAGATGATGGTGAAGATATCTTCGAATATACCGACGAGGATCTAGATGAAGCGTTGCAACATGCTGAGGAACAGCAGGACATTAACGCAAGCAAAGAACAGGCTGCCACGACTGACGGGGCTTTGGTGGAGCTGCCGAACTACGGTATGTCGATAGACGACGAGCTTTCAATGCAGATAATGGAAGGACACTACATGCCGATGACACCGAGAAAGAACTTGATCAGCTCAGCCAGCAGCTGTACGACGCTTTCGCTATTGAACCGCCACAATAGTATTAATCAACCGGGACAACTGATGTCATCTGCATCATCGACCGGGAAGTTGAGACCGTGCGAAAGTTTAACCGCAATGGACATACTGGATTCGATacaaaaaagcaacgaaatGCAAATGTGCAACGCTTACGACGAAAGTACCTACATTGAGATGACTAAGGGAGCACTTGGCAAGAGTGTGTTCGCGACAGCGGACGAGCTAAGGGGAACGACGTACGAGATGATAATGGTTCCAGATGCGTCCCGTTCTCTTTCCAGAGCTGCCGGAATGGGGGATGAGTTAGGCATGAACCGAACCCCGGCAGATTCCGAACCATTATACATGGAGTTGTCGCAATTGCATAGCAACATTAGTACGCTCACCAAAAAGGATCCAAATCATGGTCTAATTGATAGAAGCACCAAACGGGATGAAAAACTTGATGCGAAAGCGGGTGATGGTGAGTATCAGAAGAAGCCGCAAAACACGGCAAGCGCGGCCGAACTTGCGGGAGAAAAAACAAGCACGATGGTGCGCATGAAAAATGCGGTGACTGGCGGAACTATGaccaagaaaaagaagaaggataAAAACTGGCCAGATATAGTGATGCAATCGAGCAAAACCGACGACAGTGACAGCGAATCGGACGCGGCAGATAAAGTAAACGATGATTGCAAGCGtatcaaaaagaaaaccagtGCCAAAGAGAAGCCGCTGTCTGCGATTAATTCGGAGCTGCAAAGTAAAAACATGGCCCGTACGCGGTTTAGCCTTTCCGATACCTTCCGACCAGCGTCGTATTATTTGGGAGCAAGCGGGAGTAACACCCAGTTCGGTCACGGTAATAATGGCGGGGAAAGTTCGTTCGATATTTTGCTGGACAGCTCGGACAGTGACATTGTATCGCCGCCTCCGATACCGATCACTTCACTGCCTCTCGACGAACCCGACGGTGGTAGCTGCGGCGATGAAGCGCGAATGCTATTGAGCTCTGTGGACATAGCGAGGTACGGCGAACGGGAGAAATTTCGCTCAAGCGAAGCGATCGATCTGATCAAGAGTCATCACGCGCAGGAGAAAAGGCAATCGGTTCAAAGTTTAGTTACCGGCACATCCAGCGGTGGTCAATCGTTGGCCGGCTCGATGAACCTATCGTACGGTATGCGTCGTGAAAGTGGTAGCATCTCGTCAAATCGTTCCAGCCTTCGCAGCAGCTCCCAAGGACTGTTTGgtgctggcaacactggtgCAGTTGGTAAGCCAACGCGCGATTCACTTAGCGGTCATGAGCGTGGCTACGATGGTGTGTCCCATGCGTCGTCAGAATACGAACTACTTGTGCGGGACGCATGCGCCAATTCGGTCCGATTGGGATCGGCGATGGGCGCACGGCGGGATGATTCGTCCGCCCGGAGTTCGATCACACTTTCCGAGACGAGTGGTTCCATCGAGTGGAGGAGTCGTTCATGCATGGATGTGTCGATAAGAAATAAAAGACGCCCCATATCGGGAAGTTCGATCAATTGCCCCATTGAGTTGGCGCTGGATGGTCTTGAGGTCACGGCCGAGATTGTCGGTGGCGAGTTAGACAGCAGTCGGAGTAATCACTTTTTGAGTAATGTAAATATTGAAGGCGGAACGGCAGGTATGGGGGAAGGTAACACAGAAGACTTGAACAGCAATTCGTCCAATTTTTCTCAAAATGGTCATGACAATAGTATCTACTACGAGAACGTGGATGTTACTGGATCGAATGTTGCCGAGTTGACATCGCGTAATCTAGCCGTGCCGATACTGAGTCCCCTGAGGGAGAAAAACCTTTCCCTACACGATGCACGCTGCCAGTCTGAGTATCTTAGCACCGTCCTCGAAGGACACAGTCTTGATGTGGAAAATGCTTCGCTCCTGTCGGCGATGGATCCGGACCAGCAAAGCTCGTGCACTATTCGCTATGATTACGATCGTTCGAATCAGTGCAACAGGACGATCACGCCAATCGACGGTGGCTCACAGTCAGTGGCGACCGATGCGATACACAGTCGTAACAACAGTACGCTTTCGTCGGAGGGTGCACCCTACTACTATTCCGATCTGCAGGCGGCTCGATCACGCGACGAGGATAGATTTCAGCACCAGCGGCAGCTGAGCAATGATCGGTGTGGCGCCAGCAATGGAAGTTCCCACACTTCGCCTTCCGCGCTCTACGCAGCTGGAGACACGCTAAACAATCAACGTGATCCGGGAGGCTTGCGTAAACATACGACTGGCAGCATATTCCACATTCACAATCCACTGAACACGCTCAAGACGGCCaatttgttgctgcatgcgTCCGCCAGCGAGAAGCATGCGGAGATCGATCGCAAAAACCTTTATGAGTCGGATCGGATTGGGCAGAAGGAGGTTAACAAAACGATTGCTGCATCCTTAGCGGCTGGTGTAGGTAAGGTTGTTGGCATGCCTGCAGGTAGATCATCCTCTTCCTTATCGGTAAATGCGTACAAAGACGGTAGCGCTACGATCAGCCGCCTGTCAACGGGGTCGTTCTGTAGCTCGGCCCTCCAGCATCAAGAGAGCAGCACATACGGCACACAATCGAGAGCAAGTGGTGATCCTATGCCAGGGTGTAGTAATAGCAGCAGGGATGGATTTCACCAGCTGCTCGATACTTCTGGTGGCAATATTTCGTCCGGTGATCAACTCTGGGAGGAAGACACGCTGTGGCGCGATAATCTACGGCGAGTGTCCCACATACACGCGAAATCAATGGACAATCTTGACCACCTGGGTACGATCCGGTCGCCTTCGGCAGCGTTGTTAGCTAAAACGatcaaccagcagcagcagcaagaacaGCGCGAAACGCACGAGAGATACCGCGATGGACAACCGGCGGACACGAGTAGCGAAGAGTTAGGCAACAAACCAATTGTCAAAATAAATCGTAAGGATGTGACCTACGTCAATGAGCATCTAACGAATCTTCCTGTATCGAAGACGGCGGTATTCGGTGAACAACTGAAAAAAGCCACTGTGGCTACCGCGATGCTAAACTCTCCAAGCAATGCACAATCCACCCGGACAGGAGGAAATACGCTGGTCAGCGAAGCCAGTGCCGggggtgatggtgatgacaATGACGTATATGTGCAGCTCGCCAGTAACGTATCCTCGTCGGGTACGGTGGTGCGTGGTGATGGTCGTTGGTCCTCATCGAGCGGACGGGAGTCGGATGCGGTGTACGAGGTGCTGCGCGATGAAATAAATCGATACGACATCAATCGGGAAACAATTCGACAATGGGATCTCATGTCCAGTGGGCTTGTTAATAGCAGCACGACCACATCCAGCAAAGCGAACGGAAGCAACCTTGACACGGGAAGAAAATCGCATGCCAGCAACTGTGCAACCATCATCCCTGGCAAGACAAACGCTGGCACGGACGCTGTCATGGATAATGGAGCCTCCTACCACGTGGAAGCACATTCATTTTCCAAACCCGCAACTAGATCAATACTAACAACGGCCTCTTTATCTGAGACCGGTGATAACACAAACGATGCAATGTCTGTGAGTAGTGTGAATAGTAGCAAATATAACATTCCAGACAGTGAACGAAACGTGGAACCGTTGAGGGATAAGTATAACTTTGATAGTAACAAACAtataaacattcggaaacatgAGAGAAGAGAAACTGGTCTAGATGATAgtagaacaacaaaaaaatga